Genomic DNA from Niallia circulans:
TGAGTAAGGAAGAAATAGCAAGACTTGGCGAGCCTTATTATTCTACAAAAGGAAAAAACGGGACTGGACTTGGCATGATGTTTGTTTTTAATTGCGTTAAAGAAATGGGCGGCACCATTCAAGTAGAAAGTAAAAAAGGGCATGGCACAACATTTATTATGCGCCTGCCCATTAAATATAGTGCTAAATCAAAAGAAACGGATCATGCATCATGATCCGTTTCTTTTTTTGAAAATAGAATCTGTATACACTTAACGTTGGTGAATGTCGAGCCTTTCTAATACTTTGCGTTTTCGATAAAACATTTCACCTGTCTCGGCAATATCGTGAATCATCGAACGGTTGGAGAAAGCGCCAAAAACAACCCCGAAAACTGGCACCATCTGAAACAGCTTCTTCCAGCCAAAAGTATCGCGATAGGCAAAGACAACCTCCTTCCAGCCTTGCATTTCAAGCAGAACCTCTCTTTGCACTTTATCTGTTTCATGATCGAAGTGGGAAAGTTGATCCAATATCGTGTTTTTTCCTAATACATCTGCTGAAACATATTGCAAACATTTAATAATAAAAATGCGCTCTTTTTTTTCATTTGGGTTATAGCCGTAAGAGATGGCAATATCCTGCAAAATTTTGATTTGCATCGAAAGCAAGATGGGAATATCGATTCCTAATGTCAAGAAACCGCCAATTCCTGTACTAGCCCCTTGGATGGTCGCAATGTTTTTGCGGTTTTTTGTCAATTTCGCGACCGCAGATTTCATTTCATCTAACGGCAAGTCCTTAACCTCGTCAAAATGCTGCACATTAAGATGCTTATAATATTTTTTAGAGGCAGATATATCACTTAGCAGTTTGCCACCACTCTGAATATAGTTTCCCATTTCATCTAAAAGCTGACCGATTTTATTTTGAATGAATGCAGGGGTTAGTTTATCTATTAATTTAAAGGGAAGTCTACTGAGCTTCTCCCAAAACCATAAACCGCTTTGGTCTTTTTCCCATTTTCTGACTTCCTCCAGCTCATTCAATAAATAGGCTTCATTTTCTGTCATATAAGCTGCTCCATTTCTGATTAGATGTTTTTTCATATTGAATAGTAATACGATAGTCTCGAAAAATGGTTTCCCAAATTACTGTAAAAAGACTAGGACATTAAATTGCTATTTAAGCTCTAATGAAATTTTTTATTACTATTTGAATATACCACTAAAACCAGGCAGGGCTGGGTAATGCTATAACTCCAACCCCCTTTATGTACAAGCAAAAAACAGACTATTCAATGTAATACCAATATAATTTTCCGTTTCAAGTTTTTAGGGGAATGGAGACAGTTGCACTTGAAGTCTCGATATATATTTATAAGCAATGCAGTTGCATTCTAATATAATGTAGTGTAAACTAGCAACAATTAAATAGTAAAGGACCACATTATGTGGTCGCCTTCGGGGTAGGGTGAAATTCCCAACCGGCGGTGATGAGCGTTCGTGTGCTCTAAGCCCGTGACCCGGCTTAAAAAATTTTTAAGGCGGTGGATTTGGTGAGAAACCAAAGCCGACAGTATAGTCTGGATGGGAGAAGGAATAACAAAAGCTGCTGATTCATTATGTGGATTCAGTGTGTTTGGTGTGAGTATTGCTAACTTAGGTTCGCTTTTTTGACTATGGGCTAAATTATGTCCATGTTTAAAACAGGTGTAGCTTTATTTAGTGTACCCTTATACCAAATTTGCGCCTTTATTTGTTATGCAATCTCCCGTATAAATTTATTTTATACGGGATTTTTTATTTTTCAGTACTGG
This window encodes:
- a CDS encoding EcsC family protein, whose product is MTENEAYLLNELEEVRKWEKDQSGLWFWEKLSRLPFKLIDKLTPAFIQNKIGQLLDEMGNYIQSGGKLLSDISASKKYYKHLNVQHFDEVKDLPLDEMKSAVAKLTKNRKNIATIQGASTGIGGFLTLGIDIPILLSMQIKILQDIAISYGYNPNEKKERIFIIKCLQYVSADVLGKNTILDQLSHFDHETDKVQREVLLEMQGWKEVVFAYRDTFGWKKLFQMVPVFGVVFGAFSNRSMIHDIAETGEMFYRKRKVLERLDIHQR